A stretch of Lathyrus oleraceus cultivar Zhongwan6 chromosome 6, CAAS_Psat_ZW6_1.0, whole genome shotgun sequence DNA encodes these proteins:
- the LOC127094679 gene encoding uncharacterized protein LOC127094679 has protein sequence MMIHLDQKKRWLLKGLCSLGKTLPSKKQNMPQENIIDLEEESTEGEDDPLVHLVKPSVAEKLRSKKGKSMAKMRAARVKKTAGVGPSKPWSKVEVGKRKERHISDSEENVKDDVLNISPAKRQAVQKSPSKVATVHLDNISFHLEDGATKWKNVIQRRVAIKRELGQEAVEVKEVIELIKNAGLMKTVATLPQCYEGLVKEFIVNIPEDILDKNSREFCTVFLRGKCVKFSPNVINMFLGRGMDGGVDLETTDNEVCRAITVGQVKEWPSRNHLSAGKLSV, from the coding sequence atgatgattcatctagatcagaaaaagAGGTGGCTGCTGAAAGGGCTttgctctctaggtaaaaccctacctagcaagaaacaAAATATGCCTCAAGAAAATATTATTGACCTTGAGGAAGAAAgcactgaaggagaagatgatCCTTTGGTCCATCTGGTTAAACCTAGCGTGGCTGAAAAACTGAGAAGTAAGAAAGGAAAAAGCATGGCTAAAATGAGAGCTGCTAGAGTGAAGAAGACTGCAGGAGTAGGACCCTCTAAACCCTGGAGCAAGGTTGAGGTtggaaaaagaaaagagagaCACATCTCTGATTCTGAAGAGAATGTTAAAGATGATGTCCTAaacatctcccctgcaaaaaggcaaGCAGTTcagaaatctcctagcaaggttGCTACTGTCCATCTtgacaatatctcctttcatttggaagatggAGCAACAAAGTGGAAAAATGTCATTCAGAGACGTGTAGCCATTAAAAGAGAACTGGGTCAAGAAGCTGTGGAGGTAAAGGAGGTTATTGAGTTGATCAAAAATGCTGGACTCATGAAGACTGTGGCAACTCTACCCCAATGCTATGAGGGGCTGGTTaaagagtttattgttaatatccctgaggatattcTTGATAAGAACAGCAGGGAGTTTTGCACAGTTTTTTTAAGAGGAAAATGTGTAAAATTCTCACCAAATGTCATCAACATGTTCCTAGGAAGAGGAATGGATGGAGGAGTAGACTTAGAaaccacagacaatgaggtctgtagggcTATCACAgttggccaagttaaggaatggcccAGTAGAAATCACTTATCAGCTGGAAAATTAAGTGTTtaa